AAATAAAAGGTCGAATTGGGCGGAAAGTCGCGCACAATACCCGTTACAAAGTAGGTGCCGCTCAGTTCCTGATGATCTACTTGCAGGGCTTTTCCTATTGGATTCTGGTTCTGAAAGAATTTGTGCGCCATGGACTGGGTCAATACCATTGCGCCCGACTGCGTCAATGCCGTGTTCGGATCGCCGCTTATAAATGGAATGGTGAACACATTGAAAATCTCTGGGTCTGCCACACATACGTCTTGCTGAAAAAAGTGGGTTTGGGTTTGCACCCAAGCATTGCCAGACCCAGGATATTAATCGCTGTCAATCCCCTGTTTTTCAGCAGGGTGCGAAGAGTAGCCATGAAATAACTGCGAAACATTTTGAACTCCTGTCGTTATTTCCTATTCATCTCTCAACGCATCCGCCGGGTTTGCGCGGGTTGCTTTGAGGGTCTGGGTGGTGACGGTTGTGAGCACGATGAAGAACAAGACAAGGCTGCCGAGTAAGAATGTGCCAATACCTAACCCGGTGCGGTAGGCGAAGGTTTGTAACCATTGATTGGTCGCGTAATAGGCGATGGGGAATGCGATGAGGCTTGCGAGAGCGATGTAGAGGACAAATTCCCGCGAGAGCAGGGACAAGATTTGCGCCTGAGA
This DNA window, taken from Gemmatimonadota bacterium, encodes the following:
- a CDS encoding ABC transporter permease, yielding MADPEIFNVFTIPFISGDPNTALTQSGAMVLTQSMAHKFFQNQNPIGKALQVDHQELSGTYFVTGIVRDFPPNSTFYFDCLTATPKGNMADMWSIWQPTGVWRPFFTYILLPEGYDHRALQQKLPDLIARYMGDEVRQTTRY